Below is a window of Mucilaginibacter sp. PAMC 26640 DNA.
GTTCGCCTTTAATATCAACCCATTTTTTATTCAAACCCGTTTTGAACTGCCCGTTGTGTTTCAACCGAACATAGTTTATATAAGGTTCACCCTCTTTGAGCACATGTCGAAAATAAGCTTGTACAGGTTCGGGCAGATCAACCAGTTGTCCGTAACTGAAAGCCTGGTTGGATAGACCATCCGGCAGGGCGAACAGTTCGGTGACCTCCTGCTCAAACTCTTTGGCGGAACAGATTCGTTTAATAAAAATGATTAGCAGACAAAAACCTGCAACTGCCAGCGCATACCACATCAGGCGTATCGTTTAGCTTCGTTTAAGTAATAATGCCTTACTGTATTCATAATTCATCCGGGCAATATGCAGCACGGAAATCTCCTGCGGGCACTCCACTTCGCAGGCCTCGGTATTGGTACAATGCCCGAATCCCTCGGCATCCATCTGGTCTACCATCGCAAGCACCCTTTCTGTCCTTTCAATATTTCCCTGTGGTAATAAGGCAAACTGGGTGATCTTGGCAGAAGTGAACAGGTCGGCGCTTGAGTTTTTGCAGGTAGCGACACAGGCACCGCAGCCGATGCAGGAACCGGCATCAAAAGCAGCTTCCGCTACCGGGTGCGAGATCAATAAGCCGTTCGCTTCGGGTGCTTCGCCGGTCGAAGCAGATATAAATCCACCCGACTGGATGATCTTGTCAAGTGAATGACGGTCAATCTTCAGGTCCCGCACCACCGGGAAAGCGG
It encodes the following:
- a CDS encoding fumarate reductase, which codes for MKIYLKIWRQDSPATAGEMVAYQLDEVSSDMSFLEMIDLLNESLIQKSERVIEFDHDCREGICGQCGVMINGRAHGPLAHTTTCQLHMRSFKDGETIHIEPFRAAAFPVVRDLKIDRHSLDKIIQSGGFISASTGEAPEANGLLISHPVAEAAFDAGSCIGCGACVATCKNSSADLFTSAKITQFALLPQGNIERTERVLAMVDQMDAEGFGHCTNTEACEVECPQEISVLHIARMNYEYSKALLLKRS